TTTGAAAACTTAGCTATTTTTGTAGTGTTAATTCAGCATTTTATTTTTTTTAAACCATCAAATAAAGCAAATTCGGGTATAACAAAGATTGCTTTAGTACATCTATTAATGAAAAGCATTGTTTTTTTGCTCAATGGATTGGCAATACCGATACTCAACCTAGCAAAAATTAAAAAAAAGCCCCTTCAACGATTTTGGCATAGCCTTCTGCTATAAACAAGGGGCGAAGTCTCAAAATAAAGGGTCCTCAATACGGGTTTCTGATCTTATAGCGGATTTTAGTAAAAATACCCGGTAACTATCAACCAAAAAAGTGTCAATTGAAAAGAAAAAAATTGACTTTTTACTCTTTTAAATTATCATTTTTTACGCCAAAAAAGCATTTTTTAGGACTTCAATTGACATTGTGTTCAAGTAAATTGAAATATTGGTTTTTTTAATTGACTTTTTAATCTTTTTAATTGACTTGCTAAACTTTTAAATTGACTTTTTAAAAGTTTTAATTACAATTTTTGAAAATTTAATTGCTTTGATTTCTTTTAAAACTGCAATTTTATTGAGTAAAAAATCAGTTAAAATTGCTTCAATTTCAACAATTCGGGGTTATTATCACACTATTTTGTTATAATTTAGCAAAAAGGGTGTTTACTCCGATACTTTATAATTAATAAGTAGCGTCATTTTCCTGTAATAAAATAAGAATATTGATATAAATAATGATAGACATAGTCCAATCATTTTGCACATCCGGCCTTTGACAGAACAGAACAAATGTGAAACTTTACAAAATAGACACCGCTCAAAAAAAACACCGGATGTCTCGATAACACCCGGTGTTTTTTTTTGAAAAATCAAACTAAATGTGCAAAATGAACCTTAGGGTTGTATTTCCTAAAAATTTACCTGTTCAAAGTTCATGAATTTGGTAAAAGCAAAGTTCATGTTTATGATTCTTTTTTCCAACCTGTCCGTTTTTTGTTGGATAGTGAGTTTCAGAAGCCGGCTTATCTCCTTTCGAACAACTACCATTAAAAATGGTTAATCGTTGTTGTTGAATGATTATCTCTCATCTTGTTTTTTAGGAACTTCACCCTCAGGGGTAGTGCCTTTGTCATCTGTTTGTTGGTTTCCTTCATCTACCGGTTTGGTTTGTTCCTGGTTCTGATCACCTTCATTTACCGGTTCAACAGGTGTGTTTTCGGTTGGTGCCGGGTTGTCTGTTGACGGAGGCGGTGGAGGTGGTGGTTCAGGAGGTCCTCCTCTCATGGTATAGACAAAAACATTTCGTCTTTCCATAGGGGCCACACTGTATTGGTAGATTTCGCCGGTTGATTTGTTTTCTTTTATCCTTTTTTTGTCTTTGGCTGCGGCAATAGCATCGTTAAACAACGGATCGGAACTAATGGCCTGTAAGACCCCTTTTTTATAATGGAAGAAATACCATTTATAATTTTTTTGGTCGTCCTGCGCAGTTTCAATGTAAATGTTGACAAAGTTTCCGCTTTGCCTTAACCCGATTTCAATCCATCCATCCACCATCCGGTTGACATATTTTTCGCCCGAAAAGCTAAGCCCAAGTTTTCCGTTGCTGATAAAAGTGCGGGTAATGGTATCAAAAACCATTTGAACATTAGTAAAAATCAAACGATGATCGATTCCCTTTTTGCGCTCTGCCAAATAGTTGTAAGTTCCCAACATCCTTTTTAACTCGCCAACTTCTTTTTTATCAACCATTGCCACAGCGGCATTATAGAAACTCTCTTTGGAGTAATCAACCTCAGGAGCAGCAGCATTAAAATAACGGACAGCTTCTCCCAAATTGGTCAACAACGCTTCGTCAAAATAAAAATCGAAACCGATAAGCATATCTTTGAAGTTAAAACCTGTTGCACCGACTTTGTGAGTCAATTGTCCGGCAGCATCCAACCGTGTCATGCCCCAATCTTTGCCCAAATCAAACATGCCTTCGGCTACAATTTCACCGATGTTGTCTTTAAGAGTAAAAATATTGCCCTGTGATTCTTTGCCGCTCAGTCGCTCTTTGCTGCCCACTATAAATATATTTTTATCGGCGTTATAATCCATTTCACCTCCGGCAACAAAAAGGTAAGGATCAACCGATGAACGTTTTTTGGTTAAGAATGCGGGATACAGGTCTAACAACTGCATATCCTGTAAAAACCCAAAAGTCAGAGAATCTTTAAACTCGCCGATTGGTGCGCTCACATCAATACTGATGCTGTCGGGGTTAATGACATCGCGGAAGGTAAACCATTGAGAAAGTATTTCCTTGGTTTTGAGTTCTATTTTAGCAAATCCGTCAAAGACGAGGAATGGCTCACGCGAGTCTAAGATGGCATTGCCTTTGTAACTAATGTTAGGACTTATTTTAAACTCGGTATTTTCTGGAATATTGGTAGTACCGTAAGTATAATATCGGTTGGGATCTTTGGCATCTTTTTCGGTGGTTATCTTTTCAAAAAACAAATCTTGTCGTTTCAGGTTTTTTCCCCGGTAACGATATTCCCCATTGGCATCCATTTGGTTTTTACCCAAAATTTTTACTTTGGCTTTGTAGAGTTTATGATATTCCTTGATGCTGTCTGCCACGATCAGTGCATTTTCAAGCGGTCGGATATTCGCATCCGGTTCTATAAAAATTTGTGTATCGGGAGGTCTGATTCTTGCATCACCAATTTCGATATATGCAATTCCGTCTGCTTTTACAGTATTGTCTTCCAGGTTGACAACTCCACCGGATGCCTGAAACTTTAGCCCTTCCTGTTTAGGGTCCGTCGATTCAAAATAGCTCAGTTTTGGGTCTTCGGGCATTCGAAGGTTGATTAGCTTGTCTTTCATCAGCCAATAAAACTCTTTGGCGTTGGTTTTAAAGCGGTTAAAGGGCAAATCAATCGGAATACTCGGCCCATTGGCAAGAAATTCTCCGAGATATTGATCCATGTCAACCCGTGCTTTTACATTATAAGAATTGAATGAAACCCTTGCCGCATCCTTGTTTTTAATCTGCACATCTGCTGAATCTGATTGAAAAGTTCCGGAAGTAAAGGCTAAAGCATCTGCCCGCATAGCTGCATCCGGCCAATTGATGGTTCCTTTACCGGTTAGTCCGCTTTCGGCAAGCGCAAGGCTTCCTTTCAGTGTTACTTTATCTTCAAACATCGAAAATGGAGCATCTGTCATATAAATATTCATGCCCGTTGTGTTTGGGCGCCATCTGATGTTGACTTTTCCATTGTGGGCGGAGGGAAACTCCGCATTTCCAATTTTTTTACGAACCATATAAAAGGAATCGCAGGCTGCCATCATGGAATCGGGAAGGAAAATAAAGTTTTCAGATAAGGAAGTACTGGAAAGATATTCAATCCTTCCTTTACCTATCAAACCCTTATTACTCATGTCTAAAACTCCGAAAAATTTACCTTTTTTATAGGTAAGCATCCCAGCTGCATCTGTCGTATTGACAAAACCGAGAGAGTTGTCGGGTTGCAGGCTTGTTACCTGTTTAAATGGCGGGAAAATATCGCCGGTTATCATGGTTCCCGGAAAAGTGAGCAGGTCAGGGGTAATTTCATCAAGGTCGGGAAACTTAAAGGGGTCTAATTTAAAGTGAAATATATCCCGTTTATAAGCCCCATTGTACAGACTTTTGTCGTCATAATAAAGATATGAATTTCCTTTGCTTTCAAATCGGGGATAAGAGGGGTATTTGGTTAACCCCGATTTGTTGTTAGCTTCATCAATAAACAAAGTTCCGGTAACAGAACGAATCAGGGTATTGATTGGGATGAGTTTATTTTTTTCTTTATCGTTGTCTTCCAGCAGATAGATTTTCATCTGATCAATGGAATCGAGATTGACCAAAAACGGGTTATAGTCGAAGTCAAAATCCTTTCCGACAAAATCTACACTGCCCGCTACTATGGTTCCATCCATTTGCATATTTCTATCCTTGCGGACTCTTAAAAACCCTTTGTCCGGAAACAAGCGAACCTGTTGAGAGTCGCTGAGTGTTACCTGATTTACGCCTGTAATGAGCAGTTCTTTAGATTCTAAATCTAATTGTGCATTTTCCACTTTACTTCTCGATACTACCAAAATGCGGTCGTAGTCAATTTCTTGTTTTTTTGAACGCATGTAATTATCTGTTTTTTCGCGGATGGTAATAATGTCGGTATCCGGGTCGTAGTAAATGAAACCATCTTCGACCAAATCAAAAATTACCCCATGTACCGTTTCGGCAGTATAGTTGGCGTTCATGAATTTGGCAAATTCAAGCGCAGTTATTTTAAACTGACCTCCGTTAGAAAATGCATATAAAGCTGCAACCGGATCAATATCTGATGTTCCTCTGCGGTATCTTTCCAAACGGGATGCCTCATATAGGTTGAATGACTCAAACATAACCGGAAGTTCTTTGAGTTGAGAAACCATTTGCATGTTTACTACCGGTGTATTCATTTTCCAAAAAACAGCATCGAGGTTGGCCTCTATATGATGGTACGAAGACATAAAAGCAATTTTGGAACTTGCTTTTCCATCCCGAACCAAACGCAATTCCGGGTCGCTTCCCATTAAATATCGCATGTTCAACTGAGGGTGATAGATGGAGTCGTTCGCAAAATATAAAGAAACAGAGGTTTTGGTTGAACTGACTTCTTTATCTTCCTTTAGCCCGAACATGGTTGATTTGGCTAAAAGCACTTCCCGGTTATCTTTAGAAAAAAATGTTAATTCGGCCAACTGAGATTCTTTGCCATAGCCAATAATTTGTGAGCCGCTCATTCCAAATCCACCGCGAAACTCTGTTTGCGGGGCAAAGTTTTTCATAAAAATATCCAACTCATAAGAGGTAAACTTGGGATAGATGTATTCATTGTTCACCTTGCCCCATATCATATCTTCCAAAGTGCCCTTCAGGGGGCGGTTAAAATATTTTTTATGGTAAAAAACAGCATCCTCCACTTTATACTCTGTTTTTTGGAAATCAATTTGATAACCTGCAATTTCGCAATACACAGAGTTTGGATCAAATCCGGTTCTTTCCCAGGTTACCCGACCGGTTTTACCCGACCATTTGTTTTCTAAAGGAAAAAAATCGCCTTTGGTGTCAATAATATACATGGTATCTTTTGCAGTCGCACAATACAAACTTGCTTCGTCAAAACTGATTGTAGGAATATTGTTGTCGTATTTGAATTTGTAGTCGCTGGTTTGTACCACCCATCTTTTACCCGAAGTTTTATCGAGAAGATCAGCCGCAAAAAAGTTTTCCGAAAAACTTAAAAAAGTCATCAGGTTATTGTACTGCCCTTTTTCAGATTTGAGCAAAAGGTCTTTAACGATTGAATGCCAATCTCCAAACTTGTTCGATTTTTCAGCAGTCATCATACTGTTGATAGCCTGAAAATAGCTGTTGTAATGTGGAGTTATGCGCATTTTTCGGTCTGACATCAGGTTACACAGCGAGATAAGCTCCTGAATATCGGGTGCTGAGATTTTACCGGCTTGTGCGCCGGCAATAAAAGTTTCGACTGTTTTTTGTGTTTCGGAACTTTTGATTTTACCAAACATCTCGCGTAGTTGACCATAAAAAACATTAGGATCATTTGAAAACTCGCCGGGAGGATTTGCGGAAAACTTGATCCAATTTTCTGATGCAGTTACGAATGCAAGTGTTGCCATCAATATAATAGCTATGGCAAAAGTTCTTCTTATCATGATTAAATGGTATTGAAAAGTGTTGATTGAAAGAATAGGGGGAATAATAGATAAAAGGTTTGAGATGAATTAGTTTGGCTTTTTTTGAAAAGCAAGCATAGCCCAGTTACCACGCAGTTGCTGTTTGGTAAAAGTCAATTCCTGGTTAGTGGCAGCTTGTTGAATAGATGGAATATCCTCGTGCAGAATGCCGCTGATTAAAAGCGTTCCATCGGGTTGAATGGCTTGAGCCAGGGTTGGTAATGTTTCTAAAATTACATTACGGGTAATGTTCGCCAAAACAAGATCAAATTGTTCGTCAGCTTTTATTTGATGATGATCGCCCAACCTGACTTGAAAAGGAACAAGCTGATTGACCTGAATATTTTCGAGTGTGTTGTGGTACGCCCATTCATCGTTGTCAATCGCAATTATAGATGCTGCACCTTGCATAGCTGCTAAAATAGCCAATATGCCGGTTCCGCAGCCAAAATCAAGAACTTGTTTGTTTTTTATTTGATAATTCAGCATTTCTGCAAGCATCAGGTAGGTTGTTTCGTGATGACCGGTTCCAAAAGCCATTTTAGGTTCAATGATGATGATATATTGAAAATTACCGGTAACAGAATGAAAAGGGGCTCTGACAAGTATCTTGTCCTCAATATAGATCGGTTTAAAATTTTGCTCCCATTCTTGATTCCAATTCTTTTCTTCTAATGCTCTGATGGCACTAACGGATGCTTTGCCTTTTTTGTTGTATCGGGCTATAGTTTGATGTAATGCATCATTGTCAAAATAGTCTGTCTGAATGTAAGCAGTAAGCCCCTGTTCGGTTTCTTCAAATCCTTCATAACCAATTCCTGCAAGTTCTGCGATAATAGTATCCACGACCTCGGAATTGTTCACGGTTATTTCGGCAATAGTATAAGGCATGACCTAAGTTTTGAAATATAAAGCTGCGAAACTGCTTCATACCATACGATTAAAAAAAGAAAATTTCTTAAAGAGAAAAGTTCAAGATGAAATTTTACTTAAAACAAGTGCGCTAAGATAGAACAATTAGACTCAACCGCAAAATGAAGTTTTAGGAGAGAAAACCCCAAAAATGAATTGTCGCTTAGAACTTTATGTCAAAAGAAAAAAGCAGTTAAAGACATAAAACCTATCCGGTTATTCTGGCATAAACAGGAGAATTTTGGTCAATTTCAAGTTGATACAATCAAACTGATGGCTATAAGTTGTTGACATTAAATAGGGTTAAGTTGCAAACACTTTTCTATCTTTGCCTACTTGATAGCTATGGAAAATAATGCAACATTAACTGCTTTGGCAAGAATACGCAGTCTGCAAAAAAAGGGAGTGGACGGATATGTCTTAGACCTTAGCAATCTGGAGCTTACTTTTATTCCTGTAGAAATCGAAACCCTGCGAAACCTTAAGGAGCTGAATTTACAAAACAATCAGTTAACTGTCCTTTCCTCTGAAATAGGTAACCTGCCCTCTCTTCAAGTAATCAATGCTTCCAATAATCACATCGGTCAGATTGCCAAATCTGTCAGAAAACTCGGCAACCTGAATCATTTAGATTTGTCGGGCAATAAACTAAATAGCTTGCCTTATGAGTTCGCACAACTAAAAAACCTGTTGACACTTAATTTAAGTAACAATAATTTTACCGATATTCCTAAAGCAATCAAACAACTGCCTAAACTCGCCTATCTGATATTTAATTATAACCGGATTAACCGTTTGCCCAATACCATTTCTCAAATGAGTGAATTGGTGGAATTGTGTTTTGAAGGAAATGAAATAGACAAATTGCCCGATTCAATCGGACAACTTCAATATCTTAAAATACTGAACCTTGCCGGTAATAAACTGAGCAATATCCCCCCTTCCATTGGGCAATTAAATAATCTTCAGGTTTTAAATGTTGCCGGTAATTTATTAAATTCTCTTCCCTCCGAAATCAGCCTTTTGCGTCAACTGCAACGACTGAATTTGTCAGACAATATGCTGTCAAATATCCCTCTTCAAATAACATCTCTCAAAAAACTTACAAATACGCCTGACCAACCCGGCTTAAATCTGAACAAAAACAGGTTTAATGTGCCTGATGAAATATTCCAACGCGAACCTGCCGAAATTATTCAATATCTGACTGACTTGCAGTTGTCTAAAAATACCAAACCTCTGCTCGAAGCAAAAATCATCTTTATCGGGTCGGGCGAAGTCGGTAAAACCTCACTGATAAATATGTTGACAACAGGCAGCTTCAATGCTGCCGAACCTATTACCGATGGAATTCAAATTAAAGATTGGGAAGTAAAACGCGGTGCCGATCATGTTAAAGTTCATATTTGGGATTTTGGAGGACAAGAAATTCTGCACGCTACTCATAAGTTTTTTATGACTGACCGGACAGTTTATGTTTTGGTCATCAATCCGCGCACGGAAGACAGATATGGCGATTCAGAATTGGAATACTGGCTGAAACTCATCCGGTCTTTTGCAGGAACTGCAGTGCCTATTGTGGTTGTAGTAAATAAATGTGAAACTCATAAAATTGATCTTGCCAAAGGAACCATGCATGACAAATACCCGAATATTATTGGATTTGTCGAAACTTCCTGCAAGGAAAACAAAAACATTGATAAATTAGAATCCTCGATAACGCAAGCCATTTCCAGACTTAAACATATTGACGACCTTTTGCCTAAAAGCTATTTTGAAATCAAACAGCATTTAGAGCAAAGCAACGAAAACTACATCACTTACGATGGATATAAAAAAGTTTGTTTGGAAGTTAATCCGGATTTTACAGAACAAAGCATGACAACTTTGGTCAAATTGCTTCACGACCTCGGTGTGATGCTTAATTTTAGTGAAGACCGTTTGCTAAAAGACACTCAGGTTTTAAATCCCGAATGGGTTACTAAAGGCGTTTATCAAATTATTGCTTCCCCAAAACTCATCGGAAAAAAAGGAATTATTAAAGCACAGGAAATCCGGAACATTCTCGACAGTAAAAGCTATCCTACCGATAAAGAGCGATATTATATCATGGATATCATGCAAAGGTTTGAGCTTTGTTACCAGTTATCAGGTACTGATGAAAGTTTTTTTATTCCCGGTGCTTTCACCAAAGACCGTCCTGATTTTGAATGGGAATATAAACCCAATCAGCTTTTAAGATTTCAATACCTTTATGAAGTATTGCCTTCTGGAATTATGTCATTATTTATAGTCCGCGTACACGATTTTATTCGTCACCACGACTATTGGCGCAATGGCGTTATTATAAAAAAAGAGAGTTGTGAAGCTTTGGTTATTGCGGACCCACAGGAAAGAAAAATCTGTATTGAAGTTAGCGGCAACGGCAACAAACGAGATTTCCTTGCTTTTATTCGTTCACAGTTTGAAGTGTTGCACAAAAGGTTTTCAGGCATTGTAGTCAAAAAATATATTGTTTATGAACACGAACATCAGTCAGTTCCTATTGACCTGGATTCTTTACTGCTGCATGAACAAATCAATGAAAAATATATAGTTATAAAGGAGTTGAAAACAAAACTACCGGTTAAACTCCTTCTTAGTGGCATTGAGCCTGAAAAAGAATTGACAGAAAACCATCAAAACAACCGTTCTTATGATATAGATAACACCCGCCGCGAAGACTCATTTACAGACAAAGGAAATCAAAAACCTGCTGAAAAAATGATAGAAACCTATAAAATAACCAGAATTCTAAAATACATTGGCGGTGGAATTGCAGGAATAATAGCCATTTTGGCCGGTTTATCTGAAATGGTGGGTGAACCAATCATCAATTTGATAAAACAATTTTTTGCAAAATAAACTCAATATATCAGCAGTGAGGTTGGACTTCAAAGAGTTCGGTCAATTGCTTATTTCAAATCACGAAAAACAATCAAACCATCATACATGGAACGCAGCAACTACATGACCATTGAAAAACAAAACGGGGTGGCCACCCTTTGGTTAGACAAAAAAGACGATAAACAAAACATCATTTCGCCCGAACTGATCGGGTTGTTTGATGAAATATTTGCCGAATTAGATGCCGATTCGGACGTAAAAGCAATTGTGGTGATCAGCCGGAAAAAAGACTTTATTGCCGGCGCCGACATCAAAGCATTTAAAGCCGAAAAACCCGGCGATTTTCAGCCCATCTCCCGCAAAGGACACGAAATCATGAACCGCATCCAACATTCGAAAAAACCGGTCGTTGCTGCCATCAACGGCACTTGTTATGGGCTGGGGGTCGAACTTTCATTGGCCTGTCATGCCCGGATTGTTTCTGACGACAGAAGCACAAAGTTGGCGCTGCCCGAAGTAAAATTAGGACTATTACCCGGTGGTGGAGGAACACAAAGACTTCCAAGATTAATTGGAATCCAAAAAGCATTAGACATGATGTTGACCGGTAAAAACATTTACCCCTATCCTGCTTATAAAATGGGCCTTGCCGATGCTGTGGTTAACAAAAACAAATTACATCAGGCAGCTTGTCAGTTAGCTCTAAA
This is a stretch of genomic DNA from Sphingobacteriales bacterium. It encodes these proteins:
- the prmA gene encoding 50S ribosomal protein L11 methyltransferase → MPYTIAEITVNNSEVVDTIIAELAGIGYEGFEETEQGLTAYIQTDYFDNDALHQTIARYNKKGKASVSAIRALEEKNWNQEWEQNFKPIYIEDKILVRAPFHSVTGNFQYIIIIEPKMAFGTGHHETTYLMLAEMLNYQIKNKQVLDFGCGTGILAILAAMQGAASIIAIDNDEWAYHNTLENIQVNQLVPFQVRLGDHHQIKADEQFDLVLANITRNVILETLPTLAQAIQPDGTLLISGILHEDIPSIQQAATNQELTFTKQQLRGNWAMLAFQKKPN
- a CDS encoding leucine-rich repeat domain-containing protein, translating into MENNATLTALARIRSLQKKGVDGYVLDLSNLELTFIPVEIETLRNLKELNLQNNQLTVLSSEIGNLPSLQVINASNNHIGQIAKSVRKLGNLNHLDLSGNKLNSLPYEFAQLKNLLTLNLSNNNFTDIPKAIKQLPKLAYLIFNYNRINRLPNTISQMSELVELCFEGNEIDKLPDSIGQLQYLKILNLAGNKLSNIPPSIGQLNNLQVLNVAGNLLNSLPSEISLLRQLQRLNLSDNMLSNIPLQITSLKKLTNTPDQPGLNLNKNRFNVPDEIFQREPAEIIQYLTDLQLSKNTKPLLEAKIIFIGSGEVGKTSLINMLTTGSFNAAEPITDGIQIKDWEVKRGADHVKVHIWDFGGQEILHATHKFFMTDRTVYVLVINPRTEDRYGDSELEYWLKLIRSFAGTAVPIVVVVNKCETHKIDLAKGTMHDKYPNIIGFVETSCKENKNIDKLESSITQAISRLKHIDDLLPKSYFEIKQHLEQSNENYITYDGYKKVCLEVNPDFTEQSMTTLVKLLHDLGVMLNFSEDRLLKDTQVLNPEWVTKGVYQIIASPKLIGKKGIIKAQEIRNILDSKSYPTDKERYYIMDIMQRFELCYQLSGTDESFFIPGAFTKDRPDFEWEYKPNQLLRFQYLYEVLPSGIMSLFIVRVHDFIRHHDYWRNGVIIKKESCEALVIADPQERKICIEVSGNGNKRDFLAFIRSQFEVLHKRFSGIVVKKYIVYEHEHQSVPIDLDSLLLHEQINEKYIVIKELKTKLPVKLLLSGIEPEKELTENHQNNRSYDIDNTRREDSFTDKGNQKPAEKMIETYKITRILKYIGGGIAGIIAILAGLSEMVGEPIINLIKQFFAK